From a region of the Candidatus Pelagibacter sp. FZCC0015 genome:
- the nuoH gene encoding NADH-quinone oxidoreductase subunit NuoH — MEYLSIVFQEVYKILFLLVPVLVSVAMIVWLDRRVWAFVQKRQGPNVVGPFGLLQSLADALKYIFKEIIIPSSSNKVIFILAPIVTMTLALIAWAVIPFSATQVLADINVGILYLFAVSSLGVYGIIMGGWASNSKYPFLGAIRSAAQMVSYEVSIGVIIINVLLCVGSLNLNDIVIAQQNMWFVIPLFPMFVIFFISALAETNRPPFDLPEAEAELVAGYQTEYSGMMYAMFWLGEYANILLMCAMGAILFLGGWMSPIDVYPFTLVPGAIWLILKIFLLFILFALVKAIVPRYRYDQLMRLGWKVFLPLSLTWVVLTASYLFYFNLLPVN; from the coding sequence ATGGAATACTTGAGCATAGTTTTTCAAGAAGTTTATAAGATTTTATTCTTACTAGTGCCTGTTCTTGTTTCTGTAGCAATGATAGTTTGGCTTGATAGAAGAGTTTGGGCTTTTGTTCAAAAAAGGCAAGGACCTAATGTTGTTGGTCCGTTCGGTTTATTACAATCTTTAGCTGATGCTTTAAAATATATATTCAAAGAAATCATTATTCCATCCAGTTCAAATAAAGTGATTTTTATACTAGCCCCTATAGTCACGATGACTTTAGCTTTGATCGCGTGGGCTGTAATTCCATTTAGCGCAACTCAGGTTTTGGCAGATATCAATGTTGGAATTCTTTACTTATTTGCTGTTTCTTCACTAGGTGTTTATGGAATAATAATGGGAGGCTGGGCATCCAATTCTAAATATCCTTTTCTAGGAGCAATTCGTTCTGCTGCTCAAATGGTATCTTATGAAGTTTCAATTGGGGTAATAATAATCAATGTTTTACTTTGTGTTGGTTCATTAAATTTAAACGACATCGTTATTGCTCAACAAAATATGTGGTTTGTAATCCCATTATTTCCAATGTTTGTAATATTCTTTATTTCTGCTTTAGCTGAAACTAACAGACCCCCTTTTGACTTACCAGAGGCAGAAGCAGAGTTGGTTGCTGGTTACCAAACAGAATATTCAGGAATGATGTATGCAATGTTTTGGTTAGGTGAATATGCAAATATTTTATTGATGTGTGCAATGGGAGCAATATTATTTTTAGGTGGTTGGATGTCCCCAATTGATGTTTATCCATTTACATTAGTTCCAGGTGCAATATGGTTAATATTAAAAATTTTTCTTTTGTTTATCCTTTTTGCTTTAGTTAAGGCCATAGTACCTAGATACAGATATGATCAATTAATGAGACTAGGTTGGAAAGTTTTCCTTCCTCTTTCTTTAACTTGGGTAGTATTAACAGCTAGCTATTTATTTTATTTTAACCTTTTACCAGTGAATTAA
- a CDS encoding NADH-quinone oxidoreductase subunit D — MTKKIKNLNLNFGPQHPAAHGVLRLILELDGEVVEKADPHIGLLHRGTEKLIENKTYMQAVPYFDRLDYVAPMNQEHAFALAVEKILKIDVPIRAQYIRVIFCEIGRILSHILNVTTQALDVGALTPSLWGFEERETLMTFYERASGSRLHANYFRAGGVHQDLPKGLEEDIKKFCETFPKIINDLESLLTDNRIFKQRNVDIGVVTKEDALDYSFSGVMIRGSGVPWDLRKSQPYDCYESLDFKIPVGKNGDCYDRYLCRIEEMKESVSIIKQCLAKMEKGPIKSLDGKISPPPKAEIKQSMEALIHHFKLFTEGYRVPKDEIYTAVEAPKGEFGVYLISDGSSKPYKCKIRAPGFSHLQSMDYLIKGHMLADVPAVLGSLDIVFGEVDR, encoded by the coding sequence ATGACAAAAAAAATTAAAAATTTAAATTTAAATTTTGGCCCTCAGCATCCTGCAGCTCATGGTGTTCTTAGATTAATTTTAGAGCTTGATGGAGAGGTGGTAGAGAAGGCTGATCCTCACATCGGTTTACTTCATAGAGGAACAGAAAAACTCATAGAAAACAAAACTTATATGCAGGCAGTTCCTTATTTTGATCGATTAGATTATGTCGCTCCAATGAATCAGGAACATGCTTTCGCACTAGCTGTCGAAAAAATACTTAAAATAGATGTACCAATTAGAGCGCAATACATAAGAGTTATATTTTGTGAGATTGGGAGAATTTTAAGTCATATTTTAAACGTTACAACTCAAGCTCTTGATGTAGGAGCATTAACACCTTCTCTTTGGGGCTTCGAGGAAAGGGAAACTCTAATGACATTTTATGAGAGAGCTTCAGGGTCAAGACTTCATGCAAATTATTTTAGAGCAGGAGGTGTTCATCAAGATTTGCCAAAAGGTTTAGAAGAAGATATTAAAAAATTTTGTGAAACGTTTCCAAAAATAATTAATGATTTAGAAAGTTTGTTAACTGATAATAGAATTTTTAAACAAAGAAATGTAGATATAGGAGTGGTCACAAAAGAAGATGCCTTAGATTATTCTTTTTCAGGAGTTATGATTAGAGGCTCAGGTGTTCCGTGGGATTTAAGAAAATCTCAACCTTACGACTGCTATGAAAGTTTAGACTTTAAAATTCCAGTTGGAAAAAATGGAGATTGTTACGACAGATATCTATGTAGAATTGAAGAAATGAAAGAAAGTGTTTCAATTATCAAACAATGTTTAGCTAAAATGGAAAAGGGTCCTATTAAATCATTAGACGGCAAGATTAGCCCTCCACCTAAGGCAGAAATTAAACAATCAATGGAAGCTTTAATTCATCATTTTAAACTTTTCACAGAAGGATACAGAGTTCCAAAAGATGAAATTTATACAGCTGTTGAGGCACCAAAAGGAGAATTTGGTGTTTACTTAATATCTGATGGATCAAGCAAACCTTACAAATGTAAAATAAGAGCACCAGGATTTTCACATTTACAATCGATGGATTATTTAATTAAAGGTCATATGTTAGCAGATGTTCCTGCGGTATTAGGTTCTTTAGATATTGTTTTTGGCGAGGTAGACAGATGA
- a CDS encoding NADH-quinone oxidoreductase subunit A — protein MLSDFLKDYLPIIIFLVLALGLSCAFVVVNFILSPKKPDPEKLSAYECGFEPFEDSRMEFDVRFYLVAILFIIFDLEIAFLFPWAISLGNIGLLGFSSMMIFLFILTIGFIYEWKKGALDWE, from the coding sequence ATGTTATCTGATTTTTTAAAAGATTACCTACCAATAATAATATTTTTAGTTTTAGCTCTTGGGTTAAGTTGTGCTTTTGTGGTTGTAAACTTTATTCTATCACCTAAAAAACCTGATCCTGAAAAACTTTCAGCTTATGAGTGTGGTTTTGAACCTTTCGAGGATTCAAGAATGGAATTTGATGTGAGATTTTATTTAGTTGCAATTCTATTTATTATTTTTGATTTAGAGATAGCATTTTTATTTCCATGGGCAATATCTCTTGGAAATATTGGATTATTAGGTTTTTCATCAATGATGATTTTTTTGTTCATTCTTACAATAGGTTTTATTTATGAATGGAAAAAAGGTGCTTTAGACTGGGAATAA
- a CDS encoding NuoB/complex I 20 kDa subunit family protein has translation MNNKIDQVPEEFKQLAEDFSKNGFITTSLDNLINWSRSGSLHWMTFGLACCAVEMMQTAMPRYDLERFGAAPRGSPRQSDVMIVAGTLTNKMAPALRKVYDQMPEPRYVISMGSCANGGGYYHYSYSVVRGCDRIVPVDVYVPGCPPSAEALLYGILQLQKKIRKKGSFIR, from the coding sequence ATGAATAATAAAATAGATCAAGTTCCTGAGGAATTTAAACAACTTGCAGAAGATTTTAGTAAGAATGGTTTTATAACTACATCACTTGATAATTTAATTAACTGGTCAAGATCAGGATCACTTCATTGGATGACTTTTGGATTAGCTTGTTGTGCCGTGGAAATGATGCAAACAGCTATGCCTAGATATGATTTAGAAAGATTTGGAGCAGCTCCAAGGGGTTCCCCTAGACAATCAGATGTTATGATAGTTGCAGGAACTTTAACAAATAAAATGGCGCCTGCTTTAAGAAAAGTTTACGACCAGATGCCTGAACCAAGATATGTGATTTCAATGGGTAGTTGCGCAAATGGAGGTGGATATTATCATTATTCATATTCAGTTGTTAGAGGTTGTGATCGAATTGTTCCTGTAGATGTTTATGTGCCAGGATGTCCTCCTTCAGCAGAGGCACTGTTATATGGAATTCTGCAACTACAAAAAAAAATTAGAAAAAAAGGATCTTTTATTAGATAG
- the nuoI gene encoding NADH-quinone oxidoreductase subunit NuoI has translation MKISRFFKTILMTDFIGGLFIAIKELFKSKKTINYPFEKGKISPRFRGEHALRRYPNGEERCIACKLCEAVCPAQAITIESAEREDGSRKTTRYDIDMMKCIYCGLCEEACPVDAIVQGPNFEFSTETREELYYTKEKLLDNGDRWENVLEANIKADNIHR, from the coding sequence ATGAAGATTTCAAGATTCTTTAAAACAATATTAATGACTGATTTTATTGGTGGTTTATTTATTGCTATTAAAGAATTATTTAAATCAAAAAAAACAATTAATTACCCTTTTGAAAAAGGTAAAATAAGTCCTCGTTTTAGAGGAGAGCATGCTTTGAGAAGATATCCAAATGGAGAAGAAAGATGTATTGCTTGCAAATTATGTGAAGCAGTGTGCCCAGCTCAGGCAATAACGATCGAGTCAGCAGAAAGAGAAGACGGAAGTAGAAAAACAACTCGTTATGACATCGATATGATGAAGTGCATTTATTGTGGTTTGTGTGAGGAGGCTTGTCCGGTAGATGCAATAGTTCAAGGTCCAAATTTTGAATTTTCTACAGAAACAAGAGAAGAACTTTATTATACAAAAGAAAAATTATTAGATAATGGAGATAGATGGGAGAATGTTTTGGAGGCAAATATTAAAGCTGACAATATCCATAGATAA
- the nuoK gene encoding NADH-quinone oxidoreductase subunit NuoK: MDIGLGHYLTLGAVIFSIGVIGIFLNRKNIIVILMSIELILLAVNINLVAFSIYLGDLAGQVFTLFILTVAAAEAAIGLAIIVVYFRNSGTIRVEEIDKLKG, from the coding sequence ATTGATATAGGTTTAGGACATTATTTGACTTTAGGTGCTGTTATTTTTTCAATTGGAGTAATTGGTATTTTTCTTAATAGAAAGAACATCATTGTTATATTAATGAGTATTGAATTGATATTGCTTGCTGTAAATATCAATTTAGTAGCTTTTTCTATTTATTTGGGAGATTTGGCAGGACAAGTTTTTACTTTATTTATCCTTACAGTTGCAGCAGCAGAAGCAGCCATAGGATTAGCAATAATAGTTGTTTATTTCAGAAACTCTGGAACGATACGTGTTGAAGAAATAGATAAGTTGAAAGGATAA
- the nuoF gene encoding NADH-quinone oxidoreductase subunit NuoF, with protein MLKDQDRIFQNLYNDKGSDVTSSQERGDWVNTKEITDKGRDWIINEIKESQLRGRGGAGFPTGLKWSFAPKEVGSRPHYLVINGDESEPGTCKDRDILRFEPHKLIEGCLIASYAVQAHVCYIYIRGEYFVDGQKLQAAIDEAYEKKLLGKNAAGTGWDLDIYIHYGAGAYICGEETALLESLEGKKGQPRLKPPFPALIGLYGCPTIINNVETIAVVPTILRRGAKWFASLGREKNTGTKIFCISGNVNNPCNVEEEMSIPLKELIEVHAGGVIGGWENLQAVIPGGSSMPLIPKERCETLKMDFDACVEEKSGLGTAGIVVINKDQDIIKCMARIARFYKHESCGQCTPCREGSGWMWRMLERMAKGDATKDEVDMLGDVTNQIAGHTICAFGEGSSWPVQGLLRHFKKEIEKRNNLDPIVQKKNNIPYLVDQHLLDKKNA; from the coding sequence ATGCTTAAAGATCAAGATAGAATTTTTCAAAATTTATATAATGATAAAGGCTCAGATGTAACCTCGTCACAAGAGAGAGGTGATTGGGTAAATACAAAAGAAATTACTGATAAAGGAAGAGATTGGATAATTAATGAAATTAAAGAATCTCAATTAAGGGGTCGAGGAGGAGCAGGATTTCCAACTGGTTTAAAATGGTCATTTGCGCCAAAAGAAGTTGGATCTAGACCACATTACCTAGTTATTAATGGCGATGAGTCTGAACCAGGAACTTGTAAAGATAGAGATATTTTAAGATTTGAACCCCACAAGTTAATAGAAGGTTGTTTGATTGCTTCTTATGCAGTTCAAGCACATGTCTGTTACATTTATATAAGAGGTGAATATTTTGTTGATGGTCAAAAACTTCAAGCAGCAATTGATGAAGCTTATGAAAAAAAACTATTAGGTAAAAATGCAGCTGGTACAGGATGGGATTTAGATATTTATATTCATTACGGAGCTGGTGCATATATTTGTGGTGAAGAGACTGCACTGCTTGAAAGTTTAGAAGGTAAAAAAGGCCAACCTAGATTAAAACCACCTTTCCCAGCTTTGATAGGTCTATATGGATGTCCTACAATAATTAATAATGTTGAAACAATTGCAGTGGTTCCAACTATTTTAAGAAGAGGAGCTAAATGGTTTGCTTCTTTAGGAAGAGAAAAAAATACTGGAACTAAGATTTTCTGCATTTCTGGAAATGTAAACAATCCTTGTAACGTTGAAGAAGAAATGAGTATTCCTTTAAAAGAATTAATTGAAGTTCATGCTGGTGGCGTAATTGGTGGATGGGAAAATTTACAGGCTGTAATACCTGGAGGTTCTTCAATGCCATTAATACCTAAAGAAAGATGTGAAACTTTAAAAATGGACTTTGATGCTTGTGTTGAAGAAAAAAGCGGACTTGGTACAGCAGGTATTGTGGTTATTAACAAAGATCAGGACATAATTAAATGTATGGCAAGGATAGCAAGATTTTACAAACATGAGAGTTGTGGCCAATGTACACCTTGTAGAGAAGGTTCTGGTTGGATGTGGAGAATGCTTGAGAGAATGGCAAAAGGGGATGCAACGAAGGATGAAGTAGATATGTTAGGTGATGTTACAAATCAAATTGCAGGACATACTATTTGTGCTTTTGGAGAAGGTTCATCATGGCCAGTTCAAGGATTGCTTAGACACTTTAAAAAAGAAATTGAGAAAAGAAACAATTTGGATCCTATTGTTCAAAAGAAAAATAATATTCCATATTTAGTAGATCAACATTTATTGGATAAAAAAAATGCTTAA
- the nuoG gene encoding NADH-quinone oxidoreductase subunit NuoG encodes MLKLKVNEIEVEVEEGLTVLQACEKAGVEIPRFCYHEKLSIAGNCRMCLVEMEKSPKPIASCAMPAADGMNIKTNTALVEKARKGVMEFLLANHPLDCPVCDQGGECDLQDQSMYYGVDKSRFKENKRAVPEKNMGPLIKTQMTRCIHCTRCVRFATEVAGVPELGAIGRGEDMQITTYLEQSMQSELSANVVDLCPVGALTSKPYVFEARPWELKKTETIDVMDAIGSNIRVDTYDWEVKRVLPIINEDINEEWISDKTRYACDGLLHQRLDTPFIKYNGKFEKASWDEVYKIIKSKFENTSKEKICGFVGDLTNMETSYIFKEFFDRTIDTKNYDSRSDNRFINNSKRENYLFNSSINGIEEADLILIVGANPRYEATILNARIRKAYLNNNTKIISLNDVGDLTYPYQSLDGQTQTLNNILEGNHDISKEIINSKKPIIIIGESLLRLKSSEFLFNKTKEFLSKNNKISDEWNSLNILSTDAATVGNIDLGIINNENNLISDLKEHKFDIVYLVGQDNLEFDKKDEFIIYQGSHGDKGAESADIILPGAAYTEQDGYFTNLEGKIQKAYKASYPPGDAKEDWQIINELAEFMNNRKLFNDKDELESSMINYLNLQKEKQVDDQNNSTNEFQNENLIINVKDYYFSNVIARSSKTMVECNNSKLNLKSTGTEG; translated from the coding sequence ATGCTTAAATTAAAAGTAAATGAAATCGAAGTTGAAGTTGAAGAAGGTTTAACTGTTCTTCAAGCTTGCGAAAAAGCTGGAGTAGAAATTCCAAGATTTTGTTACCATGAAAAATTATCGATAGCAGGTAACTGCAGAATGTGTTTAGTTGAAATGGAAAAATCTCCTAAACCAATTGCTTCATGTGCTATGCCAGCTGCTGATGGTATGAATATTAAAACAAATACAGCTCTTGTTGAAAAAGCTCGTAAGGGAGTGATGGAATTTTTGTTAGCTAACCATCCCTTAGATTGTCCAGTATGTGATCAAGGAGGTGAATGTGATCTTCAAGATCAATCAATGTACTATGGCGTAGACAAATCAAGATTTAAAGAAAACAAAAGAGCAGTTCCTGAAAAAAACATGGGACCATTGATTAAAACTCAAATGACAAGATGTATTCACTGTACAAGATGTGTGAGATTTGCAACGGAAGTTGCTGGAGTTCCTGAGCTTGGTGCTATTGGAAGAGGTGAAGATATGCAAATTACAACTTACCTAGAGCAATCAATGCAATCTGAATTGTCTGCAAACGTTGTAGATTTATGTCCAGTAGGAGCCCTAACATCTAAACCTTACGTATTTGAAGCTAGACCATGGGAACTAAAGAAAACAGAAACAATTGATGTAATGGATGCAATTGGATCAAATATAAGAGTAGATACATATGATTGGGAAGTCAAAAGAGTACTTCCGATTATTAATGAAGATATCAATGAGGAATGGATCTCAGACAAAACAAGATATGCTTGTGATGGTCTTCTACATCAAAGATTAGATACTCCATTTATCAAATACAACGGCAAATTTGAAAAGGCCTCATGGGATGAAGTGTATAAAATAATTAAATCAAAATTTGAAAACACATCAAAAGAAAAAATATGTGGTTTTGTTGGTGATTTAACCAATATGGAGACTAGTTATATTTTTAAAGAATTTTTTGATCGAACAATTGATACTAAAAATTACGATTCAAGATCTGATAATAGATTTATAAACAATTCAAAAAGAGAAAACTATTTATTTAATTCCTCTATAAATGGCATTGAAGAAGCAGATTTAATTTTGATAGTAGGTGCAAACCCAAGATATGAGGCAACTATTTTAAATGCTAGAATTAGAAAAGCTTATTTAAACAATAATACAAAAATTATTTCACTTAATGATGTTGGTGATTTAACTTATCCTTATCAAAGTTTAGATGGTCAAACACAAACTTTAAATAATATTCTTGAAGGAAATCATGACATATCTAAAGAAATTATAAATTCAAAAAAACCAATAATCATTATTGGTGAATCTCTACTTAGATTAAAGTCTTCAGAATTTTTGTTTAATAAAACAAAAGAATTTTTATCAAAAAATAATAAAATTTCAGATGAATGGAACTCTTTAAATATTTTATCAACTGATGCAGCAACTGTAGGAAATATTGATCTTGGAATAATTAATAATGAAAATAATTTAATAAGTGACTTAAAAGAACATAAATTTGATATTGTTTATCTTGTAGGTCAAGACAATTTAGAATTTGATAAAAAAGATGAATTCATAATTTACCAAGGTAGCCATGGTGATAAAGGTGCTGAGTCTGCTGATATTATTTTACCAGGCGCCGCTTACACTGAACAAGATGGATACTTCACTAATTTAGAAGGAAAAATTCAAAAAGCTTATAAAGCATCGTATCCACCAGGTGATGCAAAAGAAGATTGGCAAATAATTAATGAACTGGCTGAATTTATGAATAATAGAAAATTATTTAATGACAAAGATGAATTGGAAAGCAGCATGATTAATTATTTAAATTTACAAAAAGAAAAACAAGTGGATGACCAAAATAATTCTACTAATGAGTTTCAAAATGAAAATTTAATAATTAATGTAAAAGACTATTATTTTTCAAATGTAATTGCTAGATCATCAAAAACGATGGTTGAATGTAATAACTCTAAATTAAATTTAAAATCAACAGGTACAGAAGGCTAA
- the nuoE gene encoding NADH-quinone oxidoreductase subunit NuoE, with product MSLRRPAKDQPESFEFNASSLEAAKVIVAKYPEGKQQSAVMALLYIAQKQNNNWIPLAAMKYIAKFLDMPYIKVYEVATFYTMYNLAPVGKYFVQVCTTTPCMIRGANKLVEACKEKISENECELSNDKSCSWMEVECLGACVNAPMMQINDDYYEDLDKQKTLDILDKILNGETPKPGSYRGRVNNEPENNRKTLMDLKNA from the coding sequence ATGAGTTTAAGAAGACCCGCTAAAGATCAACCAGAAAGTTTTGAATTTAATGCGTCATCATTAGAAGCAGCAAAAGTTATTGTTGCAAAATATCCCGAAGGTAAACAGCAAAGTGCTGTAATGGCTTTACTTTATATTGCTCAAAAACAAAATAATAACTGGATACCACTAGCTGCAATGAAGTACATCGCTAAGTTTTTAGATATGCCGTATATTAAAGTTTATGAAGTAGCTACTTTTTATACAATGTATAATTTAGCTCCTGTAGGCAAATACTTTGTTCAAGTATGCACCACAACACCATGTATGATAAGAGGTGCAAATAAATTAGTTGAGGCATGTAAGGAAAAAATTTCTGAAAACGAATGTGAATTATCAAATGATAAAAGCTGTTCTTGGATGGAAGTTGAATGTTTGGGTGCATGTGTCAATGCTCCAATGATGCAAATTAATGATGACTATTATGAAGATTTAGATAAACAAAAAACTTTAGATATTTTAGATAAAATTTTAAATGGAGAAACTCCAAAACCTGGTTCATATAGAGGAAGAGTAAATAATGAACCAGAAAATAACAGGAAAACTTTAATGGATTTAAAAAATGCTTAA
- a CDS encoding NADH-quinone oxidoreductase subunit C, translating to MKSLEDLEKKINSELTTKINNTEIKHNQIYIETDKEDIIDVAIFLKTNQDTKFRQLIDITVVDYPEQNQRFEVVYLFLSHEFNQRLIVKYSIAENEVIPSLTSIFPSANWMEREVFDMYGVSFKDHPDLRRILTDYEFEGHPLRKDFPLTGHTEVRYSEDQKKVISEPVKLEQNYRNFDYESPWEGTKYIKEEIENNDKKN from the coding sequence ATGAAAAGTTTAGAAGATCTAGAAAAAAAAATTAATTCTGAGTTAACTACCAAAATTAACAATACAGAAATTAAACATAACCAAATTTATATTGAAACAGATAAGGAAGACATTATTGATGTCGCTATTTTTTTAAAAACAAATCAAGATACTAAATTTAGACAACTAATAGATATAACAGTTGTTGATTACCCAGAACAAAATCAAAGGTTTGAAGTAGTATACTTGTTTTTAAGTCATGAATTTAATCAAAGATTGATTGTAAAATATTCAATTGCTGAAAATGAAGTCATTCCATCATTAACTAGCATTTTTCCATCAGCAAACTGGATGGAGAGAGAGGTTTTTGATATGTATGGTGTATCTTTCAAGGATCACCCAGATCTAAGAAGAATACTAACTGACTATGAATTTGAAGGCCACCCATTAAGAAAAGATTTTCCATTAACTGGTCACACAGAAGTTAGATATAGCGAAGATCAAAAAAAAGTGATTAGCGAACCTGTAAAACTTGAACAAAATTATAGAAATTTCGATTACGAAAGTCCTTGGGAAGGAACAAAATACATTAAAGAAGAAATTGAGAATAATGACAAAAAAAATTAA
- a CDS encoding NADH-quinone oxidoreductase subunit J: MIAHAIFFYTFSIIAVVSAIMVTASKNTVHSVFFLILDFISISCLFIMIGAEFLGMIMLIVYVGAVAVLFLFVVMMLNVAQQKNQWFAGQATSKHIPVGLIISTLIFFEIIIVIGGWKYKPEIFDINNSLANTSVSNTHSLGQILYTDYIHVFQISGMILLVAMVGAIVLTFRQRSGLKRQSYIKQISRERTEGVEVLEVQSNKGVKIDD; encoded by the coding sequence ATGATTGCACACGCTATTTTCTTTTATACATTTTCAATAATTGCTGTTGTTTCAGCTATAATGGTAACCGCTTCTAAAAATACTGTTCACTCAGTATTTTTCTTAATTCTTGATTTCATAAGTATCTCTTGTCTTTTCATAATGATTGGCGCTGAATTTTTGGGAATGATAATGTTAATTGTTTATGTTGGTGCTGTAGCAGTTTTATTTTTGTTTGTTGTTATGATGTTAAACGTAGCCCAACAAAAAAATCAATGGTTTGCAGGTCAAGCTACCTCTAAACATATCCCAGTTGGTTTAATTATAAGTACTTTAATTTTCTTTGAAATTATAATTGTGATAGGTGGCTGGAAATATAAACCAGAAATTTTTGATATTAACAATTCACTTGCTAATACAAGTGTAAGCAACACTCATTCATTGGGCCAAATTTTATACACTGATTATATTCATGTGTTTCAAATAAGTGGAATGATCCTACTAGTAGCTATGGTTGGGGCTATTGTATTAACATTTAGACAAAGATCAGGTCTTAAAAGACAAAGTTATATCAAGCAAATTTCTAGAGAAAGAACTGAAGGTGTTGAGGTGCTAGAAGTTCAGAGCAATAAAGGAGTTAAAATAGATGATTGA